The DNA window AGAAATATCAAAATTGCCTAAAAAATCAAATCTATTTTTGTGCACATTTACTTTTTGATCAATATCGCTAAGTATACAGCCATTGCCTCATGGAATTTCCGAACATCGATGCCAGTGTTTTCATAAAAGCGGTCGAAGCGGTATTGCAAGCTATTGCGATGCATATGCAAAGCTTTTGCGGTTTCTGAGATATTTAAGTTATTGCGAACAAAAACTTCAAACATCTTCATCGTTTCTCCATCATTAATATAATCTTGCAAAACCGATTGCTTTATCTCATTCCGAAGTGGCTCTGGTGTTTGGTCGATCAATAAATACGGAACTGCATCGGTATAACGGATGACGGTTTTATTCGAATACCGACTGACCGTTTTTGCGCCATCTACCATTGCTCGGTAATGAGTAGAGGCACCGTCTAAACTCGTACGAAGTGGGCCGACGAAAAAGTGGATGTTAATATATAAATCGCTCATCAACACATCGATAATTTCTTCGTAAGAGATGGGGCCGTCCTCTTTGGTGACGTATTCGACCAATATTCCTTGATGGTCGTTTTCCCACAAAATGGGCACAGTCTGCGCATAAAAATCATCAACCGCTTGTTTAAACGCTGCAGGGCTAATCTGTTTTTCTTGAATGGAAAAATGAACAAAGCGATACGAAGAAACTGATGGAAATGCATCAGAGTCAATCGAGTCAGTAGCATCTACTGCAGCTAACCACTTTTTTTCTTCGTCCGTTTGCATTGGAAACGAAGGGTTATACGGCGTCAAGAGTGCTGCCAACAAAGACAAATCTCTTGGAGCAAGTTCTGTTTCATGAATGCCGACAATGACGCCGTCAGACAATGAAAACCATTTATATGCTGAATC is part of the Planococcus sp. PAMC 21323 genome and encodes:
- a CDS encoding PucR family transcriptional regulator, whose translation is MIDQLKKLYPSLQLLDQSKLSSDSAYKWFSLSDGVIVGIHETELAPRDLSLLAALLTPYNPSFPMQTDEEKKWLAAVDATDSIDSDAFPSVSSYRFVHFSIQEKQISPAAFKQAVDDFYAQTVPILWENDHQGILVEYVTKEDGPISYEEIIDVLMSDLYINIHFFVGPLRTSLDGASTHYRAMVDGAKTVSRYSNKTVIRYTDAVPYLLIDQTPEPLRNEIKQSVLQDYINDGETMKMFEVFVRNNLNISETAKALHMHRNSLQYRFDRFYENTGIDVRKFHEAMAVYLAILIKK